One Deinococcus grandis DNA window includes the following coding sequences:
- a CDS encoding outer membrane lipoprotein carrier protein LolA, protein MSKRLTLTLLAGLLSVAGAQSAQDIVNKVDAAQKAAKDVSFRLSGNASFDSAAQKIDLTVKAIPAQSLARVQFMAPDALADNVIVADKTEIRQYMYLTNQITVTSAQKAADQAGLGLDFTQLTNTASMLARYNVKLLGTTGTAGKRVYQLEATPKTGGSDSSRVWITEAGWRPTRIQLLSGGKTIADLTVSSYKVNSGVTATAIRQLPKDAQIIRQ, encoded by the coding sequence ATGAGCAAACGCCTGACCCTGACCCTCCTCGCGGGCCTCCTGAGCGTCGCGGGCGCGCAGTCCGCGCAGGACATCGTGAACAAGGTGGACGCCGCGCAGAAGGCCGCCAAGGACGTCTCCTTCCGCCTCAGCGGCAACGCCAGCTTCGACAGCGCCGCGCAGAAGATCGACCTGACCGTCAAGGCCATCCCCGCGCAGAGCCTCGCCCGGGTGCAGTTCATGGCGCCCGACGCGCTGGCCGACAACGTGATCGTCGCCGACAAGACCGAGATCCGCCAGTACATGTACCTCACCAACCAGATCACCGTGACCAGCGCGCAGAAAGCCGCCGATCAGGCCGGACTGGGCCTGGACTTCACGCAGCTGACGAACACCGCCAGCATGCTCGCCCGCTACAACGTCAAGCTGCTCGGTACGACCGGCACAGCCGGGAAGCGCGTGTACCAGCTGGAAGCCACGCCAAAGACCGGCGGCAGCGACAGCAGCCGCGTGTGGATTACCGAGGCCGGCTGGCGCCCCACCCGCATCCAGCTGCTCAGCGGCGGCAAGACCATCGCGGACCTGACCGTCAGCAGCTACAAGGTGAACAGCGGCGTCACCGCGACCGCCATCCGGCAGCTGCCCAAGGACGCGCAGATCATCCGCCAGTAA
- a CDS encoding ABC transporter ATP-binding protein: MPRVTRSPAPVPTVPPALEGRALAQAFGAQTVLRGVSVAVRPGEVVAVTGPSGSGKSTLLHLLGGLDTPQAGEVHWAGERVDSLGTQPRAQRRAAQLGLVFQHHYLLEDLTVLDNVLIPTRLSGRGDGVRARELLARVGLSGREDAYPGVLSGGERQRVAVARALAARPAAVLADEPTGSLDRANAQAVAQLLVSLAREEGAGVLLVTHDDRLTRYADRTLHLLDGQFTDEAPDFD; encoded by the coding sequence ATGCCCCGCGTGACCCGCTCGCCCGCCCCTGTCCCCACCGTCCCCCCGGCCCTGGAGGGCCGCGCGCTGGCGCAGGCGTTCGGCGCGCAGACCGTGCTGCGCGGCGTGAGCGTCGCGGTGCGGCCGGGCGAGGTGGTGGCCGTGACGGGACCGTCGGGCAGCGGCAAGAGTACGCTGCTGCACCTGCTGGGCGGCCTGGACACCCCGCAGGCGGGCGAGGTGCACTGGGCGGGCGAGCGGGTGGATTCGCTGGGCACGCAGCCGCGCGCGCAGCGCCGCGCCGCGCAGCTGGGGCTGGTGTTCCAGCATCACTACCTGCTGGAGGACCTGACGGTGCTGGACAACGTCCTGATTCCCACGCGGCTGTCCGGGCGGGGCGACGGGGTGCGGGCGCGGGAATTGCTGGCGCGGGTGGGTCTGTCGGGCCGCGAGGACGCGTACCCGGGCGTGCTCAGCGGCGGGGAGCGGCAGCGGGTGGCGGTGGCGCGGGCGCTGGCGGCGCGCCCGGCGGCGGTGCTGGCCGACGAACCGACCGGCAGTCTGGACCGCGCGAACGCGCAGGCGGTCGCGCAGCTGCTCGTGAGCCTCGCGCGGGAGGAGGGGGCGGGCGTGCTGCTCGTCACACACGACGACCGCCTGACCCGCTACGCGGACCGCACGCTGCACCTCCTCGACGGGCAGTTCACGGACGAGGCCCCGGACTTCGACTGA
- a CDS encoding Crp/Fnr family transcriptional regulator, producing the protein MARQDDLKRSPLFQNVPQEALLEASQVTTERHFRAGQVILEQDAEGEALHLITRGVVRVSRVSLGSRERVMGDVYAPAVVGETAVLGGGERSATVRALSDVTTLMLYRTHFQQILRRYPDVLWNLSAMLVQRVTFLNDELIAFGLNTEAALSHVFTNLYQQRVRAGVSNPELLPLSTQDIMARISSSRETVSRVMRRLQQAGLVKSNGQQVILLDVDGLLGITLEEAEQAE; encoded by the coding sequence ATGGCCCGGCAGGACGATCTCAAGCGCTCACCACTCTTTCAGAACGTGCCCCAGGAGGCGCTGCTGGAAGCGTCCCAGGTGACCACCGAACGTCACTTCCGCGCCGGTCAGGTCATCCTCGAACAGGACGCCGAGGGCGAGGCGCTGCACCTGATCACCCGCGGCGTCGTCCGCGTGTCCCGCGTCAGCCTGGGCAGCCGCGAACGCGTCATGGGCGACGTGTACGCCCCGGCCGTCGTCGGCGAGACCGCCGTGCTCGGCGGCGGGGAACGCAGCGCCACCGTCCGCGCCCTGAGCGACGTCACCACGCTGATGCTGTACCGCACCCACTTCCAGCAGATCCTGCGCCGCTACCCCGACGTGCTGTGGAACCTCAGCGCCATGCTCGTGCAGCGCGTCACGTTCCTGAACGACGAACTGATCGCCTTCGGCCTGAACACCGAAGCCGCCCTGAGTCACGTGTTCACGAACCTCTACCAGCAGCGCGTCCGCGCCGGCGTGTCCAACCCCGAGCTGCTTCCCCTGAGCACCCAGGACATCATGGCCCGCATCTCGTCCAGCCGCGAGACCGTCTCGCGCGTCATGCGCCGCCTCCAGCAGGCCGGACTGGTCAAGAGCAACGGCCAGCAGGTCATCCTGCTGGACGTCGACGGACTGCTGGGCATCACCCTGGAAGAAGCCGAACAGGCCGAGTAG
- a CDS encoding C40 family peptidase — protein MKATRTLLTLLALCGTATAASYTVKPGDSLYSIAKKAGVDAPTLMKLNKLPSTTIQVGQTLNLGGTPAPAARPQAAAPTQAPQGVSIRAAATRYLGARYVLGATGGGALDCSSYTMSVFRQLGINLPRTAAQQWRVGSAVSRRDLRAGDLVFFNTMGRTASHVGVYLGDGMMANANSYHGRTMIEPLFGNPYWANRYDGARRVLN, from the coding sequence ATGAAAGCCACGCGCACCCTCCTGACCCTCCTGGCCCTGTGCGGAACCGCCACCGCCGCCTCCTACACCGTCAAACCCGGCGACTCCCTGTACTCCATCGCCAAGAAGGCCGGCGTGGACGCCCCCACCCTGATGAAACTGAACAAACTGCCCAGCACCACCATCCAGGTCGGGCAGACCCTCAACCTGGGCGGCACCCCCGCACCCGCCGCGCGCCCCCAGGCCGCCGCGCCCACCCAGGCCCCCCAGGGCGTCAGCATCCGCGCCGCCGCCACCCGCTACCTCGGCGCCCGCTACGTGCTCGGCGCGACCGGCGGCGGCGCCCTGGACTGCAGCAGCTACACCATGAGCGTCTTCCGCCAGCTGGGCATCAACCTGCCCCGCACCGCCGCGCAGCAGTGGCGGGTCGGCAGCGCCGTCAGCCGCCGCGACCTGCGCGCCGGGGACCTCGTGTTCTTCAACACCATGGGCCGCACCGCCAGCCACGTCGGCGTGTACCTCGGCGACGGCATGATGGCCAACGCCAACAGCTACCACGGCCGCACCATGATCGAACCCCTGTTCGGCAACCCCTACTGGGCCAACCGCTACGACGGCGCCCGCCGCGTCCTGAACTGA
- a CDS encoding DUF1844 domain-containing protein: protein MSNPEFVGLVNSLQATAEAALGDLNAATASAARDGLLEERRARQTAERSLKLLTMLAEKTRGNLDFTEADLLTDAIASVRERLAAPSPSADTSDTTDAN, encoded by the coding sequence ATGTCGAACCCCGAATTCGTCGGACTCGTGAACTCCCTGCAGGCGACTGCCGAGGCCGCCCTGGGCGACCTGAACGCCGCCACCGCCAGCGCCGCCCGCGACGGCCTACTGGAAGAACGCCGCGCCCGCCAGACCGCCGAGCGCAGCCTGAAACTCCTGACCATGCTCGCCGAGAAGACCCGCGGCAACCTGGACTTCACCGAGGCGGACCTGCTGACCGACGCGATCGCCAGCGTCCGCGAACGCCTCGCCGCGCCCAGCCCCAGCGCCGACACCTCCGACACGACAGACGCGAACTGA
- the dtd gene encoding D-aminoacyl-tRNA deacylase, with the protein MRATLQRVTRATCTVDGELTGQTGPGLLVLLGVAPGDTDATAHAMAAKIAKLRIFGDEQGRMNRSVQDIGGGILSVSQFTLYADTRGGNRPSFTAAAPPDHARALYHTFNAALRALGLPVGEGVFGAHMFLDLTNDGPVTLTLDLD; encoded by the coding sequence GTGCGCGCCACCCTCCAGCGCGTCACCCGCGCCACCTGCACCGTTGACGGGGAACTGACCGGGCAGACCGGCCCCGGCCTGCTCGTCCTGCTGGGCGTCGCGCCCGGTGACACCGACGCCACCGCCCACGCCATGGCCGCCAAGATCGCCAAGCTGCGGATCTTCGGCGACGAGCAGGGCCGCATGAACCGCAGCGTGCAGGACATCGGCGGCGGCATTCTGAGCGTCAGCCAGTTCACGCTGTACGCCGACACGCGCGGCGGCAACCGCCCCAGCTTCACCGCCGCCGCCCCCCCCGACCACGCCCGCGCGCTGTACCACACCTTCAACGCCGCGCTGCGCGCCCTGGGCCTCCCGGTCGGCGAGGGCGTCTTCGGCGCGCACATGTTCCTCGACCTGACCAACGACGGCCCCGTCACCCTGACCCTCGACCTCGACTGA
- a CDS encoding LysM peptidoglycan-binding domain-containing M23 family metallopeptidase — MTRRTLAALVLLTALPALAAPYVVRAGDTLYSIARANGTTVDALLRLNKLSGSALEVGQTLQLPARGETPPTPTEKPGLPAPLPPGQLAPTPATARIAGVNITVPTSLRMGDAFLLGLSGARAAQATVRFPSEVGEDVRMPNEVLRPIGGAGQFVVVGRVVLGKTTPVVYEVSLDGQLVRGRIPVLGLEDPIQHLNLPPSVSKVLVDPARAAEDALVEKAYARRTPQVWSRPFAPALNGVAPTSSSFGQPRTYVAGGPVAYHFGTDYPAKAGTPVLAVNDGTVVIAGRYPVRGGLVVIDHGAGVVSLYFHQSRVTAKVGQRVKRGDKVGEVGSTGLSAGPHLHLEIRVRGEGTNPAGWVGRLWPR; from the coding sequence ATGACGCGCCGAACGCTGGCCGCCCTCGTGCTCCTGACCGCGCTGCCTGCCCTGGCGGCCCCGTACGTGGTGCGGGCCGGGGACACGCTGTACTCGATCGCGCGGGCGAACGGGACGACCGTGGACGCCCTGCTGCGGCTGAACAAGCTGTCCGGCAGCGCGCTGGAGGTCGGGCAGACGTTGCAGCTGCCCGCCAGGGGCGAGACGCCGCCCACCCCGACCGAGAAGCCGGGTCTGCCCGCGCCGCTCCCGCCGGGGCAGCTGGCGCCCACGCCCGCCACGGCCCGCATCGCGGGTGTGAACATCACGGTGCCCACCAGCCTGCGCATGGGTGACGCGTTTCTGCTGGGCCTGAGTGGCGCGCGGGCCGCGCAGGCGACCGTGCGGTTCCCCAGCGAGGTCGGCGAGGACGTCCGGATGCCGAACGAGGTCCTGCGGCCCATCGGCGGCGCCGGGCAGTTCGTGGTGGTGGGCCGCGTGGTGTTGGGCAAGACCACCCCGGTCGTGTACGAGGTGAGTCTGGACGGGCAGCTGGTCCGGGGGCGGATTCCGGTGCTGGGCCTGGAGGACCCCATCCAGCACCTGAACCTTCCCCCCAGCGTGAGTAAGGTCCTGGTGGACCCGGCCCGCGCGGCGGAGGACGCGCTTGTGGAGAAGGCGTACGCGCGCCGCACCCCGCAGGTCTGGAGCAGACCCTTCGCGCCCGCGCTGAACGGAGTCGCGCCGACGAGTTCGTCGTTCGGGCAGCCGCGCACGTACGTGGCGGGCGGCCCGGTCGCGTATCACTTCGGCACCGACTACCCCGCGAAGGCCGGGACGCCCGTACTGGCCGTGAACGACGGGACGGTCGTGATCGCCGGGCGCTACCCGGTGCGCGGCGGACTGGTCGTCATCGACCACGGGGCGGGCGTGGTGAGCCTGTACTTCCACCAGAGCCGCGTGACCGCCAAAGTGGGCCAGCGGGTGAAGCGGGGCGACAAGGTCGGCGAGGTGGGCAGCACCGGCCTGAGCGCCGGGCCGCACCTGCACCTGGAGATCCGCGTGCGCGGCGAGGGCACCAACCCCGCCGGGTGGGTGGGCCGCCTGTGGCCCCGCTGA